Within Macaca nemestrina isolate mMacNem1 chromosome 12, mMacNem.hap1, whole genome shotgun sequence, the genomic segment TAAGGACACTGCTTCACTCTTTGGGGAGAAAGCAGGGGCTTTTAAAGGGGGACCTGGCATtaagagaggggagagagagcaaCCTACATAACAAAGATGTAGCCAGATAACATTTACTGCtattttgtactttaaaaaacaagattTCTAAACCAAAATACTTAacttctttatttgtattttaaagattCACTATTACAAGCCATTGGCCATTCTTCATAAGAACCAACCTGAAGTTCTGTCAAAATGAGCTTGTCATTACATCTGCCGTTAAGAATTCCAGACTCAAACTCACAGCTATGGGATTGTGACTTCATACTCGATATACCAGGTCCATAAAAACAATATTAAGGTTCAACTactgaaatgaaaagacaaaatcaaaGCTGTGTGGTTGAATTCATCCTCCTGGGCTTTTCTAACTTTCCTGAGCTCCAGGTGCAGCTCTTTGGGATTTTCCTAGTTATTTATGTGGTGACCTTGATAGGAAATGCCATCATTATAGTCGTCATCTCCTTAAACCAGAGCCTCCACGTTCCCATGTACCTGTTCCTCCTAAATTTATCTGTGGTGGAGGTGAGTTTCAGTGCAGTCATTATGCCTGAAATGCTGGTGGTGCTCTCTACTGAGAAAACTACGGTTTCTTTTGGGGGCTGTTTTGCACAGATGTATTTCATCCTTATTTTTGGTGGGACTGAATGTTTTCTCCTGGGAGCAATGGCTTATGACCGGTTTGCTACAATTTGCCATCCTCTGAACTACCAAGTGATTATGAACAGAGGGGTTTTTATGAAATTAGTAATGTTCTCATGGATCTCAGGGATCATGGTGGCTACTGTGCAGACCACTtgggtatttagttttctgttttatgGCCCCAATGAAATTAATCATCTGTCTTGTGAAACCGCAGCAGTACTAGAGCTTGTGTGTGCAGACACCTTCTTATTTGAAATCTTTGCCTTCACAGGCACCATTTTGATTGTTATGGTTCCTTTCTTGTTGATCCTCTTGTCTTACACTTGAGTTCTGTTTGCCATCCTGAAGATGCCATCAACTACAGGGAGACAAAAGGCCTTTTCCACCTGTGCCTCTCACCTCACATCTGTGACCCTGTTCTATGGCACAGCCAATATGACTTATTTACAGCCCAAATCTGGCTACTCACCAGAAACCAAGACACTGATGTCACTGTCTTACTCACTGCTTACCCCTCTCCTGAATCCACTCATTTACACCTTGCGAAACAGTGACATGAAAAGGGCTTTGATAAAATTATGTCAAAGAAACGTGGTTTTACACACAGTCTGATTGCATGAGAAGTCATGTGATATTTGGCTACTACCCTATTAcactttatttaaatttaataaagggTGAAAACAGATTGCATTTCTTGGTATGAATACATTAAAttcgtttttttatttttatttttattttaagacatggtcttactctgtcacccaggctggagtgcagtgatgcaatctctcctcactgcaacctccacctcctgggttcaagtgatcctccc encodes:
- the LOC105488726 gene encoding LOW QUALITY PROTEIN: olfactory receptor 10A3 (The sequence of the model RefSeq protein was modified relative to this genomic sequence to represent the inferred CDS: substituted 1 base at 1 genomic stop codon); this encodes MKRQNQSCVVEFILLGFSNFPELQVQLFGIFLVIYVVTLIGNAIIIVVISLNQSLHVPMYLFLLNLSVVEVSFSAVIMPEMLVVLSTEKTTVSFGGCFAQMYFILIFGGTECFLLGAMAYDRFATICHPLNYQVIMNRGVFMKLVMFSWISGIMVATVQTTWVFSFLFYGPNEINHLSCETAAVLELVCADTFLFEIFAFTGTILIVMVPFLLILLSYTXVLFAILKMPSTTGRQKAFSTCASHLTSVTLFYGTANMTYLQPKSGYSPETKTLMSLSYSLLTPLLNPLIYTLRNSDMKRALIKLCQRNVVLHTV